GGTTCGCTCCATCGAGGTTCTGCTAGCTGCCATCAACAGCAAGTCACCACTGACGTGCGGCCGTGGTTGGCGGCTGGTCAACGCCACTTGCACCGGCGGGGGCGAATGAGCTAGTCGAGCCGACCGTACTTCTCGTACTTGGTGAGCTGAGCGATGCGACGCTGGTGGCGCTCGTCCCCCTGGAACTGAGCGGCGAGGAACGCTTCGATGATCTCCATCGCCTCGGCTCGGTCGTGCATCCGCGCGCCGAGGCCCGCGACGTTCGCATTGGTCGTCACCCGTGCCAACTCGGCTGACTCCACACTCCAAATCAGCGCCGCCCGGGCGCCTTCGACTTTGTTCGCAGCGATTTGCTCACCATTGCCGGTCCCACCGATCACCAGACCGAGCGCGTCCGGATCGGTGACGGCCGCCGTCGCCACGGCGACACTTTGGGCCGGGTAGTCATCGCCGGGCGTGAACTCCTTGGGCCCGTGATCCACCACTGTGTGTCCGGCTTTCCGCAGGTGCTCGA
This portion of the Candidatus Nanopelagicales bacterium genome encodes:
- a CDS encoding ribose-5-phosphate isomerase, which encodes MRIHIGSDHAGFALKVAVIEHLRKAGHTVVDHGPKEFTPGDDYPAQSVAVATAAVTDPDALGLVIGGTGNGEQIAANKVEGARAALIWSVESAELARVTTNANVAGLGARMHDRAEAMEIIEAFLAAQFQGDERHQRRIAQLTKYEKYGRLD